In Alkalihalobacterium alkalinitrilicum, a genomic segment contains:
- the gpmI gene encoding 2,3-bisphosphoglycerate-independent phosphoglycerate mutase, translating into MSKKPVALIILDGFALREETKGNAVTQAKKPNFDRYWDSYPHSTLKASGEAVGLPKGQMGNSEVGHLNIGAGRIVYQSLTRVNLSIREGEFFENQTFNQAMDHVKEKNSSLHIYGLLSDGGVHSHIDHLFALLEMAKTKGLERVYIHGFLDGRDVGPTTAEVYVRALSEKIDELGIGKIATIHGRYYAMDRDQRWERVEKSYRAMVYGQGPSYQSALEVLEDSYNNKIHDEFVLPSVIMDENNQPTGTIEDNDAIIFFNFRPDRAIQMSQVFTNEDFRGFDRGNAFPKNLHYVCLTHFSETVQGFVAFQPTNLDNTLGEVLSQQGYKQLRIAETEKYPHVTFFFSGGREEPFTGEERILIDSPKVATYDLQPEMSAYEVTDALLQEVEADKHDAIILNFANPDMVGHSGMLEPTVKAIEVVDECLGKIVDAITKKGGHAIITADHGNADEVITLDGGPMTAHTTNPVPVIVTKKDVELREDGILADLSPTLLHILGAEQPKEMTGKTLIK; encoded by the coding sequence ATGAGTAAGAAACCGGTGGCACTGATAATCCTAGATGGGTTTGCCTTAAGAGAAGAAACAAAGGGGAACGCGGTAACGCAAGCCAAAAAGCCGAACTTTGATCGCTATTGGGATTCATATCCTCATTCGACGTTAAAAGCATCGGGCGAAGCGGTAGGTTTGCCTAAAGGGCAAATGGGCAATTCCGAAGTTGGCCATTTGAACATTGGAGCAGGACGGATTGTATATCAAAGTTTAACGAGAGTGAATTTGTCTATCCGTGAAGGTGAATTTTTTGAGAATCAAACATTCAATCAGGCAATGGATCATGTGAAAGAAAAAAATAGCAGCTTACATATTTACGGACTTCTTTCCGATGGCGGCGTTCATAGTCATATTGATCATTTGTTTGCCTTACTTGAGATGGCCAAAACAAAAGGATTAGAACGAGTTTACATTCATGGTTTTTTAGATGGCCGTGATGTTGGACCGACTACCGCAGAAGTGTATGTTCGTGCGCTTAGTGAAAAAATAGACGAGCTTGGTATCGGAAAAATAGCAACGATTCATGGAAGATATTATGCGATGGATCGTGATCAGCGTTGGGAACGAGTGGAAAAGTCATATCGAGCGATGGTATATGGTCAAGGTCCTTCTTACCAAAGTGCACTCGAAGTATTAGAAGACTCGTACAACAATAAAATTCACGATGAATTTGTCTTGCCATCTGTCATTATGGATGAAAATAATCAACCGACTGGAACGATTGAAGATAATGATGCGATTATTTTCTTTAACTTTCGACCAGATCGTGCAATTCAAATGTCTCAAGTTTTTACAAATGAAGATTTCAGAGGGTTTGATCGTGGAAATGCATTCCCGAAAAACCTTCATTACGTATGTTTAACGCATTTTAGTGAAACGGTACAAGGTTTCGTCGCGTTCCAACCGACGAACCTAGATAATACTTTAGGTGAAGTGCTTTCACAACAAGGATATAAGCAACTTCGAATTGCAGAAACGGAGAAATATCCGCATGTAACGTTCTTTTTTAGTGGTGGCAGAGAAGAACCATTCACTGGTGAGGAACGAATTCTAATTGACTCACCGAAAGTAGCTACATACGATTTACAACCAGAAATGAGTGCGTACGAAGTAACAGATGCTCTCCTACAAGAAGTTGAAGCGGACAAGCATGATGCGATTATTTTAAACTTCGCCAATCCTGATATGGTAGGACATTCGGGTATGTTAGAGCCGACAGTTAAAGCGATTGAAGTAGTCGATGAGTGCTTAGGCAAAATCGTCGATGCGATTACTAAAAAGGGCGGACATGCGATTATTACAGCGGACCATGGAAATGCCGATGAAGTCATTACTTTAGATGGTGGGCCAATGACAGCACACACTACCAACCCAGTACCTGTGATCGTGACAAAAAAAGACGTGGAGTTACGAGAAGATGGGATTTTAGCTGATCTTTCTCCGACACTTCTTCACATACTGGGTGCGGAACAACCGAAAGAAATGACAGGAAAAACATTAATTAAGTAA
- the eno gene encoding phosphopyruvate hydratase — translation MTMITDVYAREVLDSRGNPTVEVEVYLESGAMGRALVPSGASTGEYEAVELRDGGDRFMGKGVQKAVEHVNEEIAPELIGWDALDQLGIDQHMIELDGSSNKGKLGANAILGVSMAVARAAAEALGMPLYMYLGGFNGKTLPVPMMNILNGGEHADNNVDIQEFMVMPIGAETFKDGLRMGTEIFHNLKSVLKGKGLNTAVGDEGGFAPNLSSNEEALQTILEAIEKAGYKPGEEVVLALDVAASELYRDGKYHLDGEGVVKTSEEMIDFYSDLVGKYPIISIEDGLDENDWDGWKKLTDTLGEKVQLVGDDLFVTNTEKLSEGIEKGVGNSILIKVNQIGTLTETFDAIEMAKRAGYTAVISHRSGETEDSTIADIAVATNAGQIKTGAPSRTDRVAKYNQLLRIEDDLANVAKYGGKKAFYNLNK, via the coding sequence ATGACAATGATTACTGATGTTTATGCACGTGAAGTTCTAGACTCTCGTGGAAATCCAACAGTTGAAGTAGAAGTATATTTAGAATCTGGTGCAATGGGTCGCGCTTTAGTACCAAGTGGAGCGTCTACTGGTGAGTATGAAGCGGTAGAACTTCGTGACGGTGGCGACCGTTTCATGGGTAAAGGGGTACAAAAAGCGGTTGAGCACGTAAACGAAGAGATTGCTCCTGAACTTATTGGCTGGGATGCTTTAGACCAACTTGGCATCGACCAACATATGATCGAGCTTGATGGTTCAAGCAACAAAGGAAAACTAGGTGCGAATGCGATTTTAGGTGTTTCGATGGCTGTTGCACGTGCAGCTGCAGAAGCTCTTGGTATGCCGCTATATATGTACTTAGGCGGTTTCAACGGAAAAACGTTACCAGTACCGATGATGAACATTTTAAACGGTGGCGAGCATGCAGATAACAACGTTGATATTCAAGAATTTATGGTAATGCCAATCGGTGCAGAAACGTTTAAAGACGGACTTCGCATGGGAACTGAAATTTTTCATAATTTAAAATCTGTTTTAAAAGGAAAAGGCTTAAACACAGCGGTTGGTGACGAAGGTGGATTTGCACCGAACCTTTCTTCAAACGAAGAAGCTCTACAAACCATCCTTGAAGCGATCGAAAAAGCGGGTTATAAGCCAGGTGAAGAAGTCGTTCTAGCGCTTGACGTTGCTGCTTCAGAGTTATATAGAGACGGCAAATATCACCTTGATGGTGAAGGTGTTGTAAAAACATCTGAAGAAATGATCGATTTCTATAGCGACCTTGTTGGTAAATACCCAATCATCTCTATCGAAGACGGTTTAGATGAAAACGATTGGGATGGATGGAAGAAACTTACGGATACACTTGGAGAAAAAGTTCAGTTAGTGGGTGACGATTTATTCGTTACCAATACTGAAAAGCTTTCTGAAGGAATCGAAAAAGGTGTAGGTAACTCGATCCTTATCAAAGTAAACCAAATCGGTACATTAACGGAAACGTTTGATGCAATTGAAATGGCAAAACGTGCAGGCTACACAGCGGTAATCTCTCACCGTTCGGGTGAAACAGAAGACAGCACGATCGCTGATATTGCCGTAGCAACGAATGCTGGACAAATTAAAACAGGTGCTCCTTCCCGTACTGACCGTGTGGCCAAGTACAATCAACTTCTTCGCATTGAAGATGATTTAGCAAACGTTGCTAAATATGGTGGGAAAAAAGCATTTTATAACTTAAATAAATAA
- the secG gene encoding preprotein translocase subunit SecG, whose protein sequence is MLMFVLLIIVSIALIAVVLLQAGKSAGLSGAISGGAEQLLGKQKARGIDAVLARATVVLAVLFFVLTIAVAYFM, encoded by the coding sequence ATGTTAATGTTCGTCTTATTAATTATTGTTTCAATCGCCCTAATTGCTGTTGTTTTATTGCAAGCGGGTAAGAGTGCAGGTCTTTCTGGAGCAATTTCTGGTGGTGCAGAACAACTATTAGGGAAACAAAAAGCTCGCGGTATCGATGCAGTTCTTGCACGTGCAACAGTCGTCCTTGCAGTATTGTTTTTTGTTTTAACTATTGCGGTAGCATACTTTATGTAA
- a CDS encoding alpha/beta hydrolase: MKIVAPKPFTFEGGKRAVLLLHGFTGNTADVRMLGRYLQEQGYTCHAPLYKGHGVPPEELVHTGPEDWWQDVEAGYNFLKERGHEKIAVCGLSLGGVFSLKVGYTLPVKGVVPMCAPMNPKTEVAMYEGVLEYAKEYKRREQKSEEQIEQEMREFKQTPMQTLKALQQLINDVREQLDYIYAPVMVVQARHDEMIDTNSANIIYEHVESDKKAIKWYENSTHVITLDKEKEQLHEDILQFLNKLNWTES; the protein is encoded by the coding sequence ATGAAAATAGTTGCTCCAAAACCATTTACATTTGAAGGTGGAAAGCGAGCGGTATTGTTGCTCCACGGTTTTACAGGGAATACGGCGGATGTGAGAATGTTAGGGAGGTATTTGCAAGAACAGGGATACACGTGTCATGCTCCTTTATATAAAGGACATGGGGTCCCTCCCGAAGAGCTCGTCCATACAGGCCCTGAAGATTGGTGGCAGGATGTTGAAGCAGGCTACAATTTCCTAAAAGAACGGGGTCATGAAAAAATTGCGGTATGTGGACTTTCGCTCGGAGGTGTATTTTCGTTAAAAGTCGGCTACACTTTACCGGTAAAGGGTGTCGTGCCAATGTGTGCCCCGATGAATCCAAAAACGGAAGTCGCGATGTATGAAGGCGTACTTGAATATGCGAAAGAGTACAAGCGTCGTGAACAAAAGAGTGAAGAACAAATTGAGCAAGAGATGAGGGAGTTTAAGCAAACCCCGATGCAAACATTAAAAGCTTTGCAGCAACTCATTAATGATGTACGAGAGCAGTTAGACTATATATATGCCCCAGTTATGGTCGTACAAGCTCGTCATGATGAAATGATTGATACTAATAGTGCAAATATTATATATGAGCACGTTGAAAGTGATAAGAAAGCAATTAAATGGTATGAAAACTCGACACACGTTATTACGCTAGACAAGGAAAAGGAACAATTGCACGAAGATATCCTACAGTTTTTAAATAAATTAAACTGGACTGAATCGTAA
- the rnr gene encoding ribonuclease R, producing MTEEKIQHLLEFMREEAYKPLTVTELEEAFGLKDSSEFKEFVKVLNTMEEQGLIVRTRSNRYGVPERMNLIKGRVQGNAKGFAFIIPEVQGETDVYVSQSDLGGAMNGDTVLVRLHPKSTGTRPEGSIIRIIERGMQQIVGTYMDHEQYGMVVADDKRIPNNIFIPKTASKGAAEGHKVVVKITKFPEGRNSAEGEVTEILGHKNDPGIDILSIIHKHGLPQEFPQDVLNQAEGVPDEIDPEEIKNRRDLRDKTIVTIDGADAKDLDDAVNVEKLENGNYLLGVHIADVSYYVKEGSPIDVEAEERGTSVYLVDRVIPMIPHRLSNGICSLNPKVDRLTLSCEMEITPDGQVIAHDIFQSVIRTTERMTYTEVRKILQDEDEEVLQRFEPLIPFFKQMGELANILRKKRFERGAIDFDFKEAKVLVDEEGKPTDVVIRERSVAERLIEEFMLAANETIAEHFHWLKVPFIYRIHDDPKEDKLNKFLEFITNFGYVVRGTANSIHPRALQQLLEAVRGEPEETVISTVMLRSMQQAKYNPESLGHFGLSTEFYTHFTSPIRRYPDLIVHRLIRTYLVEGKTDEKTQSHWKNRLDEIAKHSSEMERRSVDAERETDEVKKAQYMEDKIGETFTGMISGVTNFGIFVELENTIEGLVHVSYLTDDYYSYDERAYAMIGERTGNVFRIGDELEVRCINVNVEESSIDFEIVGMKEPKKRDRKVSPQVIVGPKRGKKAGGGKEGQTGQDKDKKNKGKRKKKGFYENAPKNKRNKGKKKKR from the coding sequence ATGACTGAAGAAAAAATTCAACACCTCTTAGAATTTATGCGGGAAGAGGCTTATAAACCATTGACCGTTACCGAGCTAGAAGAGGCATTCGGATTAAAAGACTCAAGTGAATTTAAAGAATTTGTTAAAGTTTTAAACACGATGGAAGAACAAGGACTGATCGTTAGAACTCGAAGTAATCGTTACGGTGTTCCTGAACGAATGAATTTAATCAAAGGTAGAGTGCAAGGAAATGCGAAAGGTTTCGCCTTTATTATTCCAGAGGTACAAGGAGAAACAGATGTTTATGTATCGCAAAGCGATTTAGGAGGAGCAATGAATGGAGACACGGTACTCGTTCGTTTGCACCCGAAATCGACTGGAACGAGACCAGAAGGAAGTATTATTCGTATTATCGAGCGGGGAATGCAGCAGATCGTTGGTACATATATGGACCACGAACAATATGGAATGGTTGTCGCAGATGACAAACGGATTCCGAATAACATCTTTATACCAAAGACCGCTTCAAAAGGAGCAGCAGAAGGTCATAAGGTTGTTGTTAAAATTACTAAATTCCCTGAAGGGCGTAACAGTGCTGAAGGGGAAGTCACCGAAATATTAGGGCATAAAAACGACCCTGGAATTGATATTTTATCCATTATTCACAAACATGGATTACCGCAAGAGTTTCCGCAGGATGTCCTAAATCAAGCGGAGGGTGTTCCTGACGAAATTGATCCTGAAGAAATAAAAAATCGCCGCGACCTGCGTGATAAAACCATTGTAACGATTGATGGTGCCGATGCAAAGGACTTAGATGATGCAGTTAACGTTGAAAAATTAGAAAACGGAAACTATTTGCTAGGCGTTCATATTGCTGACGTCAGTTATTACGTGAAAGAAGGATCGCCTATTGATGTGGAAGCCGAAGAGCGTGGTACGAGTGTTTATTTAGTAGACCGCGTTATTCCAATGATCCCGCATCGTCTATCGAATGGGATTTGTAGTTTAAATCCAAAAGTCGATCGCTTAACTTTATCTTGTGAAATGGAAATTACTCCAGACGGACAAGTGATCGCTCATGATATTTTCCAAAGTGTCATTCGAACGACAGAACGGATGACGTATACTGAAGTGAGAAAAATTTTACAAGATGAAGACGAAGAAGTACTTCAGCGCTTTGAGCCGCTCATTCCGTTTTTTAAACAAATGGGCGAATTAGCTAACATCCTTCGTAAAAAACGTTTTGAACGTGGTGCGATTGATTTCGATTTTAAAGAGGCGAAAGTATTAGTAGATGAGGAAGGCAAGCCAACAGACGTTGTCATCCGCGAACGGTCCGTAGCAGAGCGGTTAATTGAAGAATTTATGTTAGCGGCAAATGAAACGATTGCCGAACATTTTCATTGGTTAAAGGTTCCGTTTATTTACCGTATTCACGATGATCCGAAAGAAGATAAACTTAATAAATTTTTAGAATTTATTACGAACTTCGGATATGTTGTACGTGGTACGGCAAATTCAATTCATCCACGCGCTTTGCAGCAACTTCTTGAAGCGGTTCGCGGCGAGCCTGAGGAAACGGTCATTAGTACCGTAATGCTTCGTTCGATGCAACAGGCAAAGTATAACCCTGAAAGCTTAGGTCACTTTGGGCTTTCTACAGAGTTTTACACGCATTTCACATCACCAATTCGTCGTTATCCTGACTTAATTGTGCATCGACTGATTCGCACATACTTAGTCGAAGGCAAGACGGATGAAAAGACGCAAAGTCATTGGAAAAACCGTTTGGATGAAATTGCGAAACATTCATCGGAAATGGAACGTCGCTCGGTCGATGCTGAACGTGAAACGGACGAAGTGAAAAAAGCACAATATATGGAAGATAAAATTGGTGAGACATTCACGGGAATGATTAGTGGTGTGACGAACTTTGGTATCTTCGTTGAGCTTGAAAATACAATCGAAGGTCTTGTTCATGTGAGCTATTTAACCGATGACTATTATAGTTATGACGAGCGCGCGTATGCTATGATTGGTGAACGCACAGGTAATGTGTTCCGTATTGGGGATGAGCTTGAAGTTCGTTGTATAAACGTCAATGTTGAAGAATCATCGATTGATTTTGAAATTGTGGGTATGAAAGAACCGAAGAAACGAGACCGAAAAGTTTCACCTCAAGTTATCGTTGGACCGAAACGCGGCAAAAAAGCTGGTGGTGGAAAAGAAGGACAAACTGGACAAGACAAAGACAAGAAAAATAAAGGCAAACGTAAGAAAAAAGGCTTTTATGAAAATGCCCCTAAGAATAAACGAAACAAAGGTAAAAAGAAAAAACGTTAA
- the smpB gene encoding SsrA-binding protein SmpB, whose product MAKKDSNVIAQNKKASHDYHIEETFEAGMVLQGTEIKSIRAGKMNIKDAFAKIQNGEIYLWNAHINTYEQGNRYNHDPLRTRKLLLHKKQINQLIGASKEQGYSIVPLKVYIKNGFAKVLIGLAKGKKKFDKREDLKKKDAKREIERAFRDKQKV is encoded by the coding sequence ATGGCGAAAAAAGACAGTAATGTCATTGCTCAAAATAAAAAGGCATCCCATGACTATCATATAGAAGAAACGTTTGAAGCAGGGATGGTACTGCAAGGCACAGAGATCAAGTCGATCCGTGCAGGTAAAATGAACATAAAAGATGCTTTTGCAAAAATACAAAATGGTGAAATCTACTTATGGAATGCACACATTAATACTTATGAGCAAGGAAATCGATATAACCACGATCCGTTAAGGACGAGGAAGTTATTGCTTCATAAAAAGCAAATTAACCAACTTATCGGAGCTTCTAAAGAACAAGGCTACTCTATCGTTCCATTAAAAGTATATATTAAAAATGGTTTTGCAAAAGTTCTAATTGGACTAGCGAAAGGGAAGAAAAAGTTCGATAAGCGTGAAGACTTAAAGAAGAAAGATGCAAAACGTGAGATTGAACGTGCCTTCCGCGATAAGCAGAAAGTATAA
- a CDS encoding MFS transporter — protein MDYIEKKHSNYYKTIFALFSGSFVSFMILYSMQTLIPIFSMQFEVTPAVASLALSVTTGFLAVTMLITSIVSDSTGRKKMMTWALVISSILCILSAFSANFSSLLVIRAIQGIALAGFPGIAMTYVSEEFHPKTLGVVMGIYVSGTTVGGLSGRLITGALTDWLSWQAALGVIGGISVLLSVLFWILLPEDVHSNRSKYTLTKIVPSLLHNLKDRKLLGLYTISFVLMGGFVTVYNYISFVLMAPPYFLSQTLIGLVFLIYLVGTFSSTFMGRVSDHFGKPKTLPVTILIMLLGALLTLSSNIWLILLALAVFTFGFFGSHSIASSLVGQLATNYKSQAASLYLLCYYLGSSVIGTSGGVIWEHYEWYGIVITICGLILIALLMVTWIVLQLRREEKGRGGRVDPNEQGA, from the coding sequence TTGGACTATATTGAAAAAAAGCATTCAAATTATTACAAAACGATTTTTGCTCTGTTTTCAGGGAGCTTTGTTAGCTTTATGATTTTATATTCAATGCAAACTTTGATTCCGATCTTTTCAATGCAATTTGAGGTTACCCCTGCAGTGGCTAGTCTTGCCCTTTCTGTAACGACTGGATTTTTAGCAGTGACCATGTTAATTACCTCTATTGTTTCAGACTCGACGGGACGAAAAAAAATGATGACGTGGGCACTAGTCATCTCTTCTATCCTTTGTATTTTATCTGCCTTTAGCGCGAACTTTTCGAGCTTACTTGTCATACGTGCCATACAAGGAATTGCTCTTGCAGGCTTTCCAGGCATTGCGATGACGTATGTAAGTGAAGAATTTCATCCCAAAACATTAGGTGTTGTAATGGGAATTTACGTAAGCGGAACAACAGTTGGTGGATTATCTGGCCGATTAATTACAGGGGCATTAACGGATTGGTTGTCATGGCAAGCCGCACTTGGCGTCATCGGTGGAATTAGTGTCTTATTAAGTGTTTTATTTTGGATCCTTTTACCCGAAGATGTCCATTCAAACAGAAGCAAGTATACATTAACAAAAATAGTCCCATCATTGCTTCACAATTTAAAAGATCGAAAACTTCTCGGACTTTATACGATCTCTTTTGTTCTGATGGGCGGGTTTGTCACGGTTTACAATTATATTAGTTTTGTACTCATGGCTCCCCCTTATTTTCTAAGTCAAACACTAATTGGACTCGTTTTTTTAATTTATCTTGTCGGAACTTTTAGTTCAACGTTTATGGGGAGAGTCAGTGATCATTTTGGGAAACCTAAAACTTTACCAGTCACGATATTAATTATGCTTCTTGGTGCTTTATTAACGTTAAGTTCCAATATATGGCTAATTTTACTAGCGTTAGCGGTTTTTACATTCGGCTTTTTTGGCAGTCATTCGATTGCAAGTAGCCTGGTTGGACAATTAGCGACTAATTATAAATCACAAGCCGCTTCTTTATATTTACTTTGCTATTACCTCGGCTCTAGTGTGATTGGAACGAGTGGTGGTGTTATATGGGAACATTACGAGTGGTATGGCATTGTCATTACGATATGTGGACTTATTTTAATCGCCCTTCTGATGGTTACATGGATAGTGTTGCAGTTGCGTCGTGAGGAAAAAGGGCGCGGAGGACGAGTTGATCCGAATGAACAAGGAGCTTAA
- a CDS encoding LysR family transcriptional regulator, with protein sequence MEWQQLAYFRKVAQVQHFTRAAEALYISQPALSRSIARLEKKLGVPLFERNGRNVRLNRYGQMFLTKVEEALLLIEEGKQEIHDMIQPNRGQISLSFLHTLGSHLVPELIGEYRKTFPDVTFQLFQNTADILIEQLTTGDVDLCLTSKPVERVGFSWEELFSEQLYIIVPKSHRLAEKGAIELAEIAEDPFIGFKEGVGLRTITDQLCQKAGFTPNLTFEGQEVSTVNGLVSAGLGVSLIPDRKGLDETEVSKLKVLDLECTRSIGVAWVEDRYKPQVVEQFQTFIVHFFKSYQVINSLHR encoded by the coding sequence ATGGAATGGCAGCAGTTAGCGTATTTTCGAAAAGTTGCACAAGTTCAGCACTTTACTCGTGCAGCGGAGGCTCTTTATATTTCTCAACCTGCGTTAAGTCGTTCGATTGCGAGGTTAGAAAAGAAACTTGGAGTTCCGTTATTTGAACGGAATGGGCGGAATGTAAGGCTCAATCGTTACGGGCAAATGTTTTTAACAAAAGTAGAGGAGGCGCTTTTACTAATAGAAGAAGGCAAACAAGAAATACATGACATGATCCAACCAAACCGAGGCCAAATTTCACTGTCTTTTTTACATACTCTTGGATCACATTTGGTCCCTGAGCTAATAGGAGAGTATCGGAAGACGTTTCCGGATGTGACGTTTCAACTGTTTCAAAATACAGCTGATATCTTAATTGAGCAGCTGACGACAGGTGATGTTGACCTTTGTTTAACTTCGAAACCAGTTGAACGCGTAGGATTTAGCTGGGAGGAATTATTTAGTGAGCAGCTTTATATCATTGTCCCCAAGTCTCATCGACTAGCTGAAAAGGGAGCAATTGAATTAGCAGAAATTGCTGAAGACCCTTTTATAGGCTTTAAAGAAGGTGTTGGTTTAAGGACAATCACCGATCAACTCTGTCAAAAAGCAGGGTTTACGCCGAATCTCACTTTTGAAGGCCAAGAAGTTTCAACTGTTAATGGACTAGTTTCAGCAGGACTCGGTGTAAGTTTAATTCCAGATCGAAAAGGTTTAGATGAAACCGAAGTGTCGAAATTGAAAGTATTAGACTTAGAGTGCACGCGTTCCATTGGGGTTGCGTGGGTGGAAGACCGTTATAAGCCTCAAGTCGTTGAGCAGTTTCAGACTTTTATTGTACATTTCTTTAAAAGCTACCAAGTAATAAATAGTTTACATAGATAA
- a CDS encoding ArsR/SmtB family transcription factor: protein MGKADQCEIFQYDREKVDRLSKLVEAEPFDLTAKIFKALADETRLKIAYLLASEEELCVCDIATIIGASTATASHHLRLLKNIGLAKFRKEGKLVFYSLDDNHVKQLILNGIEHGKEGKVHE, encoded by the coding sequence ATGGGGAAAGCAGACCAATGTGAAATTTTTCAATATGATCGAGAAAAAGTAGACCGTCTATCTAAACTAGTGGAAGCAGAGCCTTTTGACCTCACAGCCAAAATTTTTAAAGCGTTAGCCGATGAAACACGGTTAAAAATTGCTTACTTGTTAGCGTCGGAAGAAGAGTTATGTGTTTGTGATATCGCAACCATTATCGGAGCATCAACCGCGACGGCATCTCATCATTTGCGACTTCTAAAAAACATTGGTTTAGCAAAATTTAGAAAAGAAGGAAAGCTCGTTTTTTATTCACTTGATGATAACCATGTAAAGCAGTTAATTCTGAATGGGATTGAGCATGGGAAAGAGGGGAAGGTTCATGAGTGA